The Erigeron canadensis isolate Cc75 chromosome 4, C_canadensis_v1, whole genome shotgun sequence genome window below encodes:
- the LOC122597042 gene encoding uncharacterized protein LOC122597042, translating into MAPMSTARIEKLIAQRLAEALASAEAAREIGSGSQNGTGSTPARLNNGQESFTFRDFQYCKPQSFHGIEGTVGLLRWFEKMETVFRISNCANGNRVKYATGTLLDSALTWWNTYAQTVGLDTAYETPWVDLKRMMTEEYCPRTEIQKLEVEFWNLKVKGTNL; encoded by the coding sequence ATGGCACCCATGAGCACTGCAAGAATTGAAAAATTGATAGCTCAACGCCTAGCCGAAGCATTGGCATCTGCAGAAGCCGCTAGAGAGATCGGATCAGGAAGTCAAAATGGAACCGGTAGCACTCCCGCAAGACTCAACAATGGGCAGGAGAGTTTTACTTTCAGAGATTTTCAATATTGCAAGCCACAAAGTTTCCATGGAATAGAAGGTACAGTAGGTCTGCTCAGGTGGTTTGAGAAAATGGAAACGGTGTTTCGCATAAGCAACTGTGCAAATGGCAACAGAGTTAAGTATGCTACTGGTACTCTACTAGACAGTGCTCTGACCTGGTGGAACACTTATGCGCAAACTGTGGGACTTGATACTGCTTATGAAACACCGTGGGTGGATTTAAAGAGAATGATGACTGAGGAGTATTGCCCTCGAACAGAAATCCAAAAGTTGGAAGTAGAATTTTGGAACCTCAAGGTAAAGGGTACAAACTTGTAG